A stretch of DNA from Anaerobacillus isosaccharinicus:
AAACCACGAATTGAAAAATAATAATAAGAGGATGACAAGTAATTTGTCATCCTCTTATTATTTATTTTGTTTGAATTACTTTTGTTTGATAATCTGTTTCGTAATATTCAAGTTCCTCACGAATTGTTTGATAGGGCCCTTCAATACTGGCCATCATCTCTTTTAACGACTGGGGCACATCGTAAGCAAATTTTATCGCATTTTTACCTGTGTAGGCAGCACGACTATCCTCGTACCAATTCTCAATTCTAGGATTAAAAAATTCTTCTACGCAGTTATGATAAATCCAAAACAACGTTTTTTCTGCTGCAGCTTTTCGAAACGTATTGCCATTTAAAATGACTTCACAAGAGTTTTTCCCCTCATCGCAAAATACATTTATTCTTCTTAATGACACGAGTAAGTCACCATAGTAACCAACTTTTTCTTCAGTTTTTTCAGCGATCATCTTAGAAACTGTAGTTTCATTTAGAAATTCGCTAACCGCATTGCTAATTTTACTTAGCTTTTCATGTGTTAATGTAATTTGTCCTTTAACAAGGCTATCACCCATAATGATCCCCCTAGATTTTTTCATTTTGGAGAAGGTTTCAATGACCTTTCTCTCAATAATTACAATCAGTTTATACTATTATACGATAAAAGTAGTGCAAGCTGTGAACCTTTTTGTGAAATTATCTTACTTTTCTTATAAGGTATTAAATTAAATAGTGATTGAAAGCATTTCATTGTCTTTTGTAAAACAGGTCTATTTATCGTCACTCTCAATTAATTCTTTTTGAAATCGTTCAAAAAATAAATCGGCCTCTTCAACCTCTAACTCTTTTTCAGGAAGTGGCGGTAACTCTTGTAAAGACTTTAGCCCGAAATGATCTAAAAACTCCTTCGTTGTCCCATAAAGAATTGCCCTTCCTGTTCCCTCAACTCTACCAACTTCTTTTATTAAAAGCTTCGCAATCAGTGTATGCAATGGCCTTTCCGATTTAACCCCTCTAATTTCTTCAACTTCTGCCCGCGTAATTGGTTGCTTATAGGCAACAATTGCTAGTGTTTCTAAAGCCGCTTGGGATAATGTTGCTGAATTTGGAGAATTAATTAACCGTTTGAAATAAAGGGCGTGCTCCTGCTTTGTTGTAAATTGGTACAAGCCTGCCATTTGAACAATTTGTAACCCCCTAGTACTATTACAATAATCTTCCACTAGTTCATGGAGAATATCCTTTATCCAAATCTGCTCAATTTGCAGTACTTCAGCAATTTGTTTTTCATCAATGCCTTCCTCACCAGAAATAAATAGAAGCCCTTCAATAATTGCCTTCATTTCAAGTCTATCCAACAAATGTACTCTCCTCCCAGCGAGAAACAGAAATATCAGTGAAATTCCCCTCTTGCTCACATATAATCTTCTTTGCTTTCATTAATTCTAATATTGCTAAAAAGGTAACAATTATTTGGCCACGCTCTTCATAATCAAATAATTGAAAGAATGACGTTTTTCCATTAGATAAATTAATTTTATCGATGATTTCTTCCATTCTTTTCTCAAGAGGAAAATCTTCACGATGTATCTTTGTTTGTTTTGGTATTTTTAATGTCTTTCTTTTCAAAAGCTGATCAAAGGCATCTAACATGTCATACAAACTCGCATTAATTCGTTGTGGTTCCTGTTTTTTCTCATCTATGTACGGGCTAAGATCACTAGGCATCTTACTAAAAATTAATCCGCGATCAATTTCTCGTTCTTTTAGAGTTTCAGCAGCTTCCTTATACCTTCGATACTCAATTAACCGATTAATTAAATCTTCCCTTGGATCATCCTCATCAATGAACTCATCATTTTCACTAAATAATTCATCCTCATGCTTTGGCAGCAACATTTTACTTTTGATCGCAAGTAACGTTGCTGCCATCACCAAATATTCACTAGCAACATCTAGCTCTAACCTTTGCATTGTATGAATATAATTCATATATTGATCTGTAATTTTGGCCACAGGGATATCATAAATATCAACTTCAGCTTTATTAATTAAATGCAAAAGTAAATCTAATGGTCCTTCAAAAGCATCTAATTTAACATTATATTGAGTCATTCATTTTCACCATTTTCTAAAAAATGTCTAAATAAAATTAACTTTGCTAAGCTTATCGCTTGATTCTTCTCTCAAATTAATCCTAAACTATAAAAATGTAATCAATATGAAATTATATCATATTTTTAACCATGGAATGGAATTATGATATTCTTTAAAATATCATTATTTTTCTTATATGTTAAAATTAATTATTTACGGATTAACGAAAGGTGGAAAACGATGTATCCCCGTCCAATGATTGATTATTTAGTTTACTTTCATAGCTTTCGTGATTATTTTGAATGTCATGAAGTTTTAGAGGATTATTGGAAAGAAGATGGACAAAAAAATAAGCTTTGGGTTGGCTTTATTCAACTAGCAGTCGCCATGTATCATCATCGCAGGAATAATTTTGTTGGAGCAGAAAAGCTTCTTGCCCAAGCACTGAAAATATTCGAACAGGAAAATAAACAATTAGGCAAATTAGGTTTTGAAACTAACCAATTTATCAATTTGTTAAAGGATAGACAAACAGAAATTAAAACAGGGCTGCCGTACTCATCACTTGCACTCCCTATTGAAAGTAAAGATGTTCTTGAAGAATGTATAAAAAAATCCCAAGAAAATGGGGTCATTTGGGGTGATAAAAATAGAAAGATCGGACATGAAATAATCCATAAACATAAACTAAGAGACCGTACAGCCATTATTGCCGAACGAAAAGAGCAACTAAAAAAGAAAAGAGGACTATAATTTTTCACAGTCCTTTGAGTCACATTTTGCATAGAACAATGTTGTCTGCACGATTAATACTACATTATTATTGTAAAATGAGGATGACTCTTTGCCTTTGAGTCATCCTCATTCTTTTTCATTTTTTATTCGAAAGACTTAGAAAGGTTAGCCATTTCAATAGCTGCTGCTGCAGCTTCCCAACCTTTATTCCCTGCTTTTGTTCCAGCTCTTTCAATCGCTTGCTCAATTGTATCAGTTGTAAGCACTCCGAAAATAACTGGCACTTCATTTTGAAGACTAATTGAAGCTACCCCTTTAGCCACTTCGCTACATACATAGTCAAAGTGCGGCGTAGAACCTCGTATTACTGTTCCTAATGTTATCACTGCATCGTATTTTTTCGAGCTTGCCATCTTCTTTGCAATAAAAGGAATTTCAAATGCACCAGGAACCCATGCAATATCAATGTCAGCCTCATTTACACCATGGCGTTTAAGAGCGTCCTCTGCTCCTCCTAAAAGCTTACTTGTAATAAATTCGTTAAACCTTCCAACAACAATTCCTACCTTTAAACCTGTAGCGACTAAATTACCTTCATAAATATTTGCCATAATTATCTCTCCTCAAACCATTGGATTATTTTTTCTACAAAGCTTAGCCTATAAATTCTACATCTTATATTCTAAATTCTACATTTCTAAAAGTGAAGCAAGTGACCTAATTTTTCTTGTTTTACACGCAAGTATCTTTCATTATCACTATTGTGTGGAAGCTGTAAAGCTACTCGATCTACTACCTCTAAGTCATAACCTTTTAACCCTTTTATTTTCCTAGGATTATTAGTCAATAGCTTCATTTGTCTGACACCTAAATCACGTAAAATTTGAGCGCCAATTCCGTAATCACGCAAATCAGGAGCAAAGCCCAATTTTTCATTGGCTTCAACAGTATCATAACCTTCTTCTTGAAGCTTATATGCTTTCATTTTATTAAGTAAGCCAATTCCTCTTCCTTCTTGACGCATATAGAGAAGAATCCCCTTACCTTCTTTTTCAATTTGCTCTAGAGCTGCATGAAGCTGTGGACCACAATCACATCTTAAGGAGGCGAAAACGTCTCCTGTTAAGCATTCTGAGTGAACTCGAACTAACACAGGTTCATCAGGAGTAATTTCCCCCTTAACTAGAGCAATATTTTCTTTCCCATCCATAATATTTGAGAAACCAATTGCCTTAAAAGTACCATACTCTGTCGGTAATGTTATTTCTACTTCTCGATTAACTAACTTGTCTTTGCGATTACGGTATTGAATTAAATCTTTAATTGTAATCATTTTTAAATCGTGCTCATCAGCAATCTTTCGTAGATCAGGAACTCTTGCCATCGTGCCATCTTCATTAATGATTTCACATATAACACCTGCTGGTTTTGCTCCAGATAATCTTGCTAGATCAACGGCAGCTTCAGTATGACCAGCACGTCTTAACACACCACCATCTTTAGCGACAAGGGGAAAGATATGACCTGGCCTTTTAAAATCTGTTCCTTTTGCTTGCTCATCTATAAGAGCTAAGATTGTAGCTGAGCGTTCATGTGCTGAAATTCCTGTAGTTGTCGTTTTATAATCAACGCTAATTGTAAAAGCTGTCCCATGAGGATCAGTATTATGATCTACCATCGGCATTAATTCTAATTGTCTTGCTCGTTCTTCGGTAATTGGCGTACAGACTAACCCTCTACCATGCTTAATCATAAAATTAATTACTTCAGGAGTTGCTTTTTCAGCTAGGGCGACAAAGTCTCCCTCATTTTCCCGATCTTCATCATCACAAACGATGACCATCTTACCTTGCATTAACTCATATATAGCTTCTTCAATTGGATCAAACATAGAAACCCCTCCTCTTTTTCATTTCCCCAAAAAGTATTGTTTTTTATTTATAACCATGATCTTCTAAAAAACTAGCTGTAAGTGTTGACTTACTTTTCCCTTGCTCAAATTTATTCCCAATAAACTGTTCAATGTATTTACCAATCATATCGCACTCGATGTTTACAACATCCCCAGGACCCTTAAAACCTATAATCGTCTCTGAAATGGTATGAGGAATAATCGAAATCGTAAATGTATCATCAGTTACACCAAAAACAGTTAAGCTTGTTCCATCAATGGCAATCGATCCTTTTAAAATAATGTACTTTCTTAACGTTTCTGAAACCTTAATTTCATAATAGACTGCATTATCTTGGCGTTGTTTCTTTATAATCTCGCCAATTCCATCCACATGACCGGAAACAAAGTGTCCACCAAAGCGACCACCAGCTGCCATCGCTCTTTCTAGGTTTACATTAGAGCCCCGTGTTAAATCCCTGAGACTTGTACTTCTCACCGTTTCTGGCATTAAATCAACTGTAAATCGATCTTTATCAAAGGATGTAACAGTTAGACAAACACCGTTAACAGCAATGCTGTCACCTAAATGAACGTCATTTAATAGCTTTTTTGAAGCAATGGTCATTACAATTGCTTCACCTGATTGCTTTATTTGTTCAATTATTCCAACTTCCTCAATAATTCCTGTAAACATATTCTTCCCCCTTTGGGACAGAAACAATTTTCAAATCATCCCCTAATTGCTTTACTTCTTTTATAGACAGTTGAAGTGCATCTCTTAAATTAGGAAAGCCTATTCCTGAAAAAGAAGTAGGTGCTTCTTTTCCGCCAATAAGTTTTGGTGCTATATAAGTAATTACTTCATTAATACACCCTGAGCGTAGAAAACTATCATTAACGGCACTTCCACCTTCGACAAACAATGAGGTAATCCCATGTTCACCTAAAAGGATTAAAAGCTCATTTATGTTAATTTCTTCACTATCTACATTAATAACTTTAACGCCTAATTGGAGTAGTTCCGCTTGTTTCGAATCTGATGTCGTCTTGCCTGTTATGATCCAAGTATTTGCTTCACCATCTGTTACCACTTTAGCAGTTAATGGTGTACGAAGTTGATGGTCTAAAATAATCCTTGTTGGATTTTTCCCACCTACTTTTCTTCTTGTCGTTAAAGCCGGATTGTCAGCTAGAACAGTACCGATGCCAACTAATATCCCATCATGTTCGTGGCGCAATTGTTGAACATCTTCCCTCGCCAATTCACCGGTTATCCACTTACTCTCACCTTTAGAAGTGGCAATTTTGCCATCTAGACTAGTAGCTGTTTTTAACGTAACAAACGGTTTTTTCGTTTTAATATAATGGAAAAAAACTTTATTTAGTTCAAGAGCTTCCTTTTCTAAAACACCAATTTCTACTTCAATATTCGCTTTTCGAAGTTTTTCAACGCCATTGCCTGCGACTAATGGATTAGGATCAAGACAAGCAATAACTACCCGCTTAAGCTTATTATTAATAATTAAATCTGCACATGGTGGTGTCTTCCCATGGTGGCTACATGGCTCAAGCGTTACATAAATGGTAGCTCCTTTCGCCTTCTCACCTGCCATTTTAATTGCGTGGACTTCAGCGTGTTCCGTTCCCGCTTTTAAATGAGCACCCATACCTACAATTTCTCCATTATTAACAACAACAGATCCTACAATTGGATTTGGTGATGTTTGACCCATTGTTCCTTGAGCCAATTGCAAAGCAAGTTTCATATAGGTTATATCATTCATTTTTGTTCAAATCCTTTTTAGAAGAAGTTCAAAATAAACTAAAAAACCCCTAACGATAATTACTATCCTTAGGGGTTAAAATCCATCATTAAATAAACAGGAGAACATACATTTTTAAAATAACAAAAGTTTCCACTAGTTTCTAGCAGAATCCTAATCATCCCTTATACTCAGAAAGTATAAAAATGTAGATTACACCTATTGCTTATACTAATAATCCTTCTCCCATCCAGACTTTACTGTCGGCTTTGGTTTCTCACCAAATCCACCGTTTTACAAAAAATGTAAACCGGGTCACGGGCTTAGAAGTTTAAACTTCATCACCGCCGGTTAGGAATTTCACCTACCCCGAAGGATAACTCTTATTCAGTTGTTTTGTTTATTATATCACAAAAGGAAGCACTGTTGTCCAGTACTATCTCTCTTTAATAGAAAAAGAACTTAAACGAGATGTTTTATCTCATTTAAGTCCTCATTGGCTATTTTATTCTTCCCATACTTTCACTTCGCTCATTACATCATTAGGGCGAATACGGTCAACTACGTCTAATCCTTCAATAACTCGTCCAAATACAGTGTGAACACCATCTAAATGAGGTTGTGGCTCAAAAAGAATAAAGAACTGGCTTCCACCAGTATTGCGACCGGCATGAGCCATTGAAAGATAACCACGCCCATGTTTATGTGGATTTCCTTCTGTTTCACACTTAATTGTGTAACCTGGGCCACCTGTACCATTTCCAACTGGACAACCACCTTGAGCTACAAATCCTGGAATTACACGATGAAATGTTAAACCATTATAAAAACCTTCGTTTGCTAACTTTTCAAAGTTTTCCACTGTACCTGGAGCTTCCTCAGGGAAGAACTCTATTACAATTTTTTCACCATTTTCAAAAGCAATGCTTCCTTTTTTCACGTATGTATCCTCCTCAAAATTAAATGCTTCCATTACTCTTTTAAATAAAAAAGAAGTAACGATCCTGCTTCAAATCATTTTACTACATTTTATAAATAAATTACAAACGATGTAAATAAGAGATTTCCTATGTTAAGGAAACCTCTCTTGTATTTTATGAAATTTTTAATACTTGACCAGGAAAAATAATTTGTGTCTGTAAGTTGTTTAGTTCAATTAACTTTTCGACTGTCAATTGATTATTTGTAGCAATTCCCCACAAACTATCACCTGATTTAACAACATAAGTTTTTGAAACTATTACAGTTGGCGCAGTAACAACAAGAGATTGTCCTACATGGATGATTGAATTTGATAACGAATTCCAACTCATTAAGTTATCAACTGTTACACCATACTGACGACTAATGCCCCAAAGCGTGTCACCACTTCTAACTACATGATTTGAGCTCGTGTTCACTTGTGTAACTACTGTTGTTTTCTCTTTAACTATAAGCTTTTGACCAACATGGATAACATCACTTGTTAGATTATTCCAATACTTTATTTGATTTACTGTAATTGCAAAATCTCTGGCAATGACTGAAAGACTATCTCCAGAACGAACTGTGTAAACACCTTCTTGATCTTGTCTAACTGCCTGGACTTGTTGCTCAGGAATAACTCTTCTTGCTGTTACAAAACGTGGGTTCCAATACGAAGAAAATGGGTCTGTAATCGAAACTCCGCTACTAGAAGCTGAGTGAATCATTTGTCCAGGTTGTATGTATATACCTAAATGATTAATTTGTCCATCATGGTTAGTATCATAAAATACTAAATCACCTTTTTGTAACTGAGTACGACTAACCGCTACACCAACTCTAGCTTGATCACGACTTACTCTTGGTAAGCTAATTCCATTTTCAGCGAAGACTTGTGCCGAAAAAGAAGAGCAGTCAAATCGAGTCGTATCACCTACAGCCGCTCCAAACTGATAAGGTGCACCTATGTACTTCATACCTGTTTGAATAACTGACTCTTGTAAACTAGTTGTCGTTGCCCTTGCAAAAGCAGAACCTGTAGGAAACATTAAAAATGCAACAATACATGTTATAAGTTTTTTCATGCTGAACCTCCATCTCGTTGTTAATTCTATCTTAACGAAATGGCTTGCAAACTTTCATTAGGAGATTAATAGACTTTCATCCAACTATTACCTTGACTATTATTTTTAAATAATTATTTCATATTAGAAATAAAAAAAGTGTATTAGTTTCTATCACTAATACACTTTCATGTTATTTTTCTAATGAGTTCCCATTAAGCTGCAGATCTAGCTGAACGATATCTTTATATGTTTCTCTTTTAACAACTAATGTTGATTGACCATTTTCTACAAATACAACTGCTGGTCTTGGGATTCGGTTATAGTTATTTGCCATTGAATACCCGTAGGCTCCTGTGCATGAAACCGCTAAAATGTCACCGGCTTTGGCGAATGGTAAAGCAATATCCCAAATTAGCATATCACCACTTTCGCAACATTTCCCTGCAATAGAGTATGTTTCTTGCTTCGTATCATGACTACGGTTAGCAATCATTGCTTCATACTTTGCTTGATAAAGGGCAGGACGTAAATTATCTGTCATTCCCCCATCAACAGATAGGTAATGACGAACTTCTGGAATTTCTTTTTCAGAGCCTACCGTATACAAAGTTGTGCCTGCATCACCTACAAGAGAACGTCCTGGTTCAATCCAAATTTCAGGAATTTCAATACCAAGCTTTGTTGACTGAGCTTCGACAGCATCTATTGTTGCATCAATATAGTGAGAAACCGGTAATGGTGTATCACCCTCAATATAGCGGATACCAAATCCACCACCAAGATTTAATACTTGCGGGGTGTACCCCAACTTAGACTTCCACTCTGCTAAATACGAAAAAACTTTTTCAACAGTCATAACAAAACCTGTTGTTTCAAAAATTTGTGAACCAATATGACAATGAAAGCCTAGCATGTCAAATGCTTCTCCATCATTTACTTTCAAGATAGCTTCTTCAGCTTGCCCACTAATTAAGTCAAAACCAAATTTAGAATCTTCCTGACCAGTGGAAATATATTCGTGAGTATGTGCTTCTACTCCTGGTGTAATTCGTAAAAGTACTGAAACTTTCCGTTTATATTTTTTAGCTGCTTCTTTCAAGAGTTCGATTTCCCAGAAGTTATCAACAACGAAACAGCCAATACCCGCTTCTACAGCCATATCAATTTCAAATGGACTTTTGTTGTTACCATGGAAATGTATTTTCTCTACTGGAAATCCGGCTACTAACGCTGTATGCAATTCACCACCAGAAACAACATCTAAGCTTAAATCAAGTTCTTTGGCAAGTTGAACCATTGCCACACAACTGAAAGCTTTACTCGCATATGCAACCTGCGCTTTTATTCCGCGCTTTTTAAAAGCTTGCACAAAATCGTTGGCCCGCTCCCTAATTAAGGCAACATCATAAACATATAATGGCGTGCCAAATTGTTCTTTTAAGTCAACTGAATCAACATGACCAATTTCTAAATGGCCTAAGTCATTAACTCTACTCGTTCCGTGTGTATACATTCACTGTACTCCTCCCAATAATGTGAATGTTGAATTTAAATAGTATACATGTATTAAGCAAATTACTGTACATCTAAAATCCAATATTCAAAATTGTATGATATCTAAACAAAAAAGCGGTAATGCAAGTTACATTATCCGCCATAAAGCTACAGTAACCTCAAGTATTAAAGTAGTCCTCCACTGCAGTGCAGTGACAGTCCGTTATTTATTCAACAACGACCCAGCAAAGAATTAAGGGGGGCTAATTCTTAACTTCGGCAAATTGACCTTTCTAACTGCTTCAATGCTTCCCAAGCTCCACAGTTTACTCATTCGCTTTGCGCCTCTACCTCATTAAAAATGAGGGTTTTTATTCAAAATGTCTCCTCTAACTGATTTAAAAGAGGAAAATGATTACGTAAAACTTTATCATAAAAACAATATTATCGCAATAAGTTAATTTGCGGATTGTTTCGTTGGATTTTGTGGATTAACAATTTTTGGTCTTTTCTTTTTAATTGGTACT
This window harbors:
- the ribD gene encoding bifunctional diaminohydroxyphosphoribosylaminopyrimidine deaminase/5-amino-6-(5-phosphoribosylamino)uracil reductase RibD, translating into MNDITYMKLALQLAQGTMGQTSPNPIVGSVVVNNGEIVGMGAHLKAGTEHAEVHAIKMAGEKAKGATIYVTLEPCSHHGKTPPCADLIINNKLKRVVIACLDPNPLVAGNGVEKLRKANIEVEIGVLEKEALELNKVFFHYIKTKKPFVTLKTATSLDGKIATSKGESKWITGELAREDVQQLRHEHDGILVGIGTVLADNPALTTRRKVGGKNPTRIILDHQLRTPLTAKVVTDGEANTWIITGKTTSDSKQAELLQLGVKVINVDSEEININELLILLGEHGITSLFVEGGSAVNDSFLRSGCINEVITYIAPKLIGGKEAPTSFSGIGFPNLRDALQLSIKEVKQLGDDLKIVSVPKGEEYVYRNY
- a CDS encoding segregation/condensation protein A; this translates as MTQYNVKLDAFEGPLDLLLHLINKAEVDIYDIPVAKITDQYMNYIHTMQRLELDVASEYLVMAATLLAIKSKMLLPKHEDELFSENDEFIDEDDPREDLINRLIEYRRYKEAAETLKEREIDRGLIFSKMPSDLSPYIDEKKQEPQRINASLYDMLDAFDQLLKRKTLKIPKQTKIHREDFPLEKRMEEIIDKINLSNGKTSFFQLFDYEERGQIIVTFLAILELMKAKKIICEQEGNFTDISVSRWEESTFVG
- the ribE gene encoding riboflavin synthase, yielding MFTGIIEEVGIIEQIKQSGEAIVMTIASKKLLNDVHLGDSIAVNGVCLTVTSFDKDRFTVDLMPETVRSTSLRDLTRGSNVNLERAMAAGGRFGGHFVSGHVDGIGEIIKKQRQDNAVYYEIKVSETLRKYIILKGSIAIDGTSLTVFGVTDDTFTISIIPHTISETIIGFKGPGDVVNIECDMIGKYIEQFIGNKFEQGKSKSTLTASFLEDHGYK
- the ribE gene encoding 6,7-dimethyl-8-ribityllumazine synthase encodes the protein MANIYEGNLVATGLKVGIVVGRFNEFITSKLLGGAEDALKRHGVNEADIDIAWVPGAFEIPFIAKKMASSKKYDAVITLGTVIRGSTPHFDYVCSEVAKGVASISLQNEVPVIFGVLTTDTIEQAIERAGTKAGNKGWEAAAAAIEMANLSKSFE
- a CDS encoding bifunctional 3,4-dihydroxy-2-butanone-4-phosphate synthase/GTP cyclohydrolase II; this translates as MFDPIEEAIYELMQGKMVIVCDDEDRENEGDFVALAEKATPEVINFMIKHGRGLVCTPITEERARQLELMPMVDHNTDPHGTAFTISVDYKTTTTGISAHERSATILALIDEQAKGTDFKRPGHIFPLVAKDGGVLRRAGHTEAAVDLARLSGAKPAGVICEIINEDGTMARVPDLRKIADEHDLKMITIKDLIQYRNRKDKLVNREVEITLPTEYGTFKAIGFSNIMDGKENIALVKGEITPDEPVLVRVHSECLTGDVFASLRCDCGPQLHAALEQIEKEGKGILLYMRQEGRGIGLLNKMKAYKLQEEGYDTVEANEKLGFAPDLRDYGIGAQILRDLGVRQMKLLTNNPRKIKGLKGYDLEVVDRVALQLPHNSDNERYLRVKQEKLGHLLHF
- a CDS encoding DUF3907 family protein; its protein translation is MGDSLVKGQITLTHEKLSKISNAVSEFLNETTVSKMIAEKTEEKVGYYGDLLVSLRRINVFCDEGKNSCEVILNGNTFRKAAAEKTLFWIYHNCVEEFFNPRIENWYEDSRAAYTGKNAIKFAYDVPQSLKEMMASIEGPYQTIREELEYYETDYQTKVIQTK
- a CDS encoding peptidylprolyl isomerase; translation: MKKGSIAFENGEKIVIEFFPEEAPGTVENFEKLANEGFYNGLTFHRVIPGFVAQGGCPVGNGTGGPGYTIKCETEGNPHKHGRGYLSMAHAGRNTGGSQFFILFEPQPHLDGVHTVFGRVIEGLDVVDRIRPNDVMSEVKVWEE
- the scpB gene encoding SMC-Scp complex subunit ScpB, with protein sequence MDRLEMKAIIEGLLFISGEEGIDEKQIAEVLQIEQIWIKDILHELVEDYCNSTRGLQIVQMAGLYQFTTKQEHALYFKRLINSPNSATLSQAALETLAIVAYKQPITRAEVEEIRGVKSERPLHTLIAKLLIKEVGRVEGTGRAILYGTTKEFLDHFGLKSLQELPPLPEKELEVEEADLFFERFQKELIESDDK
- a CDS encoding LysM peptidoglycan-binding domain-containing protein, translating into MKKLITCIVAFLMFPTGSAFARATTTSLQESVIQTGMKYIGAPYQFGAAVGDTTRFDCSSFSAQVFAENGISLPRVSRDQARVGVAVSRTQLQKGDLVFYDTNHDGQINHLGIYIQPGQMIHSASSSGVSITDPFSSYWNPRFVTARRVIPEQQVQAVRQDQEGVYTVRSGDSLSVIARDFAITVNQIKYWNNLTSDVIHVGQKLIVKEKTTVVTQVNTSSNHVVRSGDTLWGISRQYGVTVDNLMSWNSLSNSIIHVGQSLVVTAPTVIVSKTYVVKSGDSLWGIATNNQLTVEKLIELNNLQTQIIFPGQVLKIS
- a CDS encoding DUF309 domain-containing protein; the protein is MIDYLVYFHSFRDYFECHEVLEDYWKEDGQKNKLWVGFIQLAVAMYHHRRNNFVGAEKLLAQALKIFEQENKQLGKLGFETNQFINLLKDRQTEIKTGLPYSSLALPIESKDVLEECIKKSQENGVIWGDKNRKIGHEIIHKHKLRDRTAIIAERKEQLKKKRGL
- the lysA gene encoding diaminopimelate decarboxylase — its product is MYTHGTSRVNDLGHLEIGHVDSVDLKEQFGTPLYVYDVALIRERANDFVQAFKKRGIKAQVAYASKAFSCVAMVQLAKELDLSLDVVSGGELHTALVAGFPVEKIHFHGNNKSPFEIDMAVEAGIGCFVVDNFWEIELLKEAAKKYKRKVSVLLRITPGVEAHTHEYISTGQEDSKFGFDLISGQAEEAILKVNDGEAFDMLGFHCHIGSQIFETTGFVMTVEKVFSYLAEWKSKLGYTPQVLNLGGGFGIRYIEGDTPLPVSHYIDATIDAVEAQSTKLGIEIPEIWIEPGRSLVGDAGTTLYTVGSEKEIPEVRHYLSVDGGMTDNLRPALYQAKYEAMIANRSHDTKQETYSIAGKCCESGDMLIWDIALPFAKAGDILAVSCTGAYGYSMANNYNRIPRPAVVFVENGQSTLVVKRETYKDIVQLDLQLNGNSLEK